In one window of Pseudoalteromonas sp. GCY DNA:
- a CDS encoding GNAT family N-acetyltransferase encodes MIEIISTPNPDIVEQLTELYIATFSAPPRNEEIDQAAIRLLMEKEIEEGEVRVIFDDSTKQLIGSLSLVPIAHFKDKARFDLTSGLYISNFMVDANIRGKGIGKQLLQDTLAATRQPIHTRCRVDALAVNHLFQRHGFKLVANYTTIMNNSVAARNIYTYQAE; translated from the coding sequence ATGATTGAAATAATCTCTACCCCAAACCCTGATATTGTTGAGCAGCTTACTGAGCTATACATCGCGACTTTTTCAGCGCCGCCACGTAATGAAGAAATAGACCAAGCAGCCATTCGCTTGCTTATGGAAAAGGAAATCGAAGAAGGCGAAGTGCGTGTTATTTTTGATGACTCAACAAAGCAACTTATAGGCAGTTTGTCGCTAGTGCCAATCGCGCATTTTAAAGATAAGGCGCGCTTTGATCTTACATCAGGCCTCTATATTTCGAACTTTATGGTTGATGCGAATATTCGCGGTAAAGGAATTGGCAAGCAATTACTGCAAGACACCTTAGCCGCTACTCGCCAACCTATCCACACTCGTTGTCGAGTAGATGCCTTAGCAGTGAATCATTTATTTCAGCGCCATGGCTTTAAATTGGTTGCTAATTACACAACAATTATGAATAACTCGGTTGCGGCGCGTAATATCTACACCTATCAAGCTGAATAA
- the corA gene encoding magnesium/cobalt transporter CorA produces the protein MLRFFSIEHGVISEMEPSADTPIEIAIKNAHWIDTINPTEEERVALANTLNITLPGADDVEEIEASSRCFIDSEGLHVHALFMSPNDGRFNTVTVACLLQKNCLLTIRDDELADFRLLRLRARKGQVACDNPKQLLVTLFDQKVENHADMLEDMHHQLEKLSAYVLEEEDSDLEEAVSRISRLEDANGKVRLCLMDTQRNISFLMRHVGVQSEERETLREVTRDIETLMSHCAFLFDKVNFLMDSTQGFINIEQNQIIKTFSIASVVFLPPTVVASVYGMNFNNMPELNWAWGYPFAIAIMLLSGFAPYLFFKHKGWL, from the coding sequence ATGCTGAGGTTTTTTTCGATTGAACACGGTGTAATTTCCGAAATGGAACCAAGCGCCGACACCCCGATTGAAATAGCAATCAAAAACGCCCATTGGATAGATACTATTAATCCCACTGAGGAGGAGCGAGTTGCCCTGGCAAACACGCTAAATATTACCCTTCCTGGTGCGGATGACGTAGAGGAAATTGAAGCCTCTTCACGCTGTTTTATCGACAGCGAAGGTCTGCATGTACACGCTTTGTTTATGTCTCCCAATGACGGGCGTTTTAATACGGTGACCGTCGCCTGCTTATTACAAAAAAACTGCTTATTAACCATTCGTGATGACGAACTTGCGGATTTTAGGTTGCTGCGACTGCGTGCGCGTAAAGGGCAAGTGGCGTGCGATAACCCAAAACAGCTGTTAGTGACTTTGTTCGACCAAAAAGTCGAAAACCATGCGGATATGCTTGAGGATATGCACCACCAGCTTGAAAAGCTCAGTGCCTATGTGCTTGAGGAAGAAGACTCAGATCTAGAAGAAGCTGTTAGTCGTATTTCAAGACTAGAAGATGCTAACGGTAAAGTGCGCTTATGTTTGATGGACACGCAGCGCAATATCTCGTTTTTAATGCGTCATGTGGGGGTGCAATCTGAAGAGCGAGAAACGCTACGGGAAGTCACACGAGATATCGAAACGCTAATGTCGCACTGCGCCTTTCTCTTCGATAAAGTGAATTTTTTGATGGATTCTACGCAGGGTTTTATCAATATCGAACAAAACCAAATTATTAAAACCTTTTCCATTGCCTCTGTCGTATTTTTGCCACCCACAGTGGTTGCCAGTGTGTATGGAATGAATTTTAATAATATGCCAGAGCTAAACTGGGCTTGGGGCTATCCTTTTGCGATTGCTATTATGCTGCTCTCTGGTTTTGCGCCTTATTTATTCTTTAAACATAAAGGTTGGCTGTGA
- a CDS encoding GNAT family N-acetyltransferase, with amino-acid sequence MVEAERPYNAAIKSQDAKYYDLEKLLTCSNTLVVVGEVSEQIVATGYVQIRASKQQLQHTQHGYLGFMYVTPEHRGKGLNQEIMEHLIAWCKTQNVNDFYLDVYSSNAAAIRAYEKAGFTPCLLEMKLHL; translated from the coding sequence GTGGTTGAAGCAGAGCGTCCGTATAACGCAGCAATCAAATCGCAAGACGCCAAATACTATGATCTTGAGAAATTACTCACTTGTTCGAATACGTTAGTGGTTGTTGGTGAAGTGTCAGAGCAAATAGTCGCAACAGGATATGTGCAGATAAGGGCGTCTAAACAGCAGCTACAGCACACGCAGCATGGTTATCTTGGGTTTATGTATGTAACACCGGAGCATCGTGGTAAAGGTTTAAATCAAGAGATCATGGAGCACTTAATCGCTTGGTGTAAAACCCAAAACGTCAACGACTTTTACCTTGATGTATACAGTAGTAACGCCGCAGCAATTCGCGCTTATGAAAAAGCGGGATTTACACCTTGCCTGCTGGAAATGAAGCTACACCTCTAG